A section of the Verrucomicrobium sp. GAS474 genome encodes:
- a CDS encoding NAD(P)-dependent oxidoreductase, with protein sequence MTTEIKRDRVSIVGVGRMGANMARRLAERNFHVTAVYDVNHKAAVDLAAELGCAAANTLAEVAAAADFILTVVTDDAAMRQIFLGDGDTLLASAADAAGKIFVNFATVSPQVHLEVGAAAAHVGAVSIEACMASSITQARQGTLYLILAGDEGAVAKAEPVLEALSAARRHVGAAGKAAQVKALVNMVMNINTAGLAEGLAVGDALGIDLAVLREIFSQTGANSRVLETDGADMANREHECYFSAAHAAKDSGIAGALAKEAGIAVPVSDAALGQYRKMVEKGLGELDKSGVAELTFKGRAK encoded by the coding sequence ATGACTACCGAGATCAAGCGGGACCGCGTTTCCATCGTCGGCGTGGGCCGGATGGGGGCGAACATGGCGCGGCGGCTGGCCGAGCGGAACTTCCACGTCACCGCCGTCTACGACGTGAACCACAAGGCCGCCGTCGACCTCGCCGCCGAGCTCGGCTGCGCCGCCGCGAACACCCTCGCCGAGGTCGCCGCCGCTGCCGACTTCATCCTCACCGTCGTGACCGACGACGCCGCGATGCGCCAGATCTTCCTTGGCGACGGCGACACCCTCCTGGCCTCGGCGGCCGATGCGGCGGGGAAGATCTTCGTCAACTTCGCCACCGTCTCCCCCCAGGTCCACCTGGAGGTCGGCGCCGCCGCCGCCCACGTCGGCGCGGTCTCGATCGAGGCCTGCATGGCCTCCAGCATCACCCAGGCCCGGCAGGGGACCCTCTATCTCATCCTCGCTGGGGACGAAGGGGCGGTCGCCAAGGCCGAGCCCGTCCTCGAGGCCCTCAGCGCGGCCCGCCGCCACGTCGGCGCGGCGGGGAAGGCGGCGCAGGTGAAGGCGCTGGTGAACATGGTCATGAACATCAACACGGCGGGCCTCGCGGAGGGCCTCGCCGTCGGCGACGCGCTGGGGATCGACCTCGCCGTGCTGCGCGAGATCTTCAGCCAGACCGGGGCGAACTCCCGCGTCCTGGAGACCGACGGGGCCGACATGGCGAACCGCGAGCACGAGTGCTATTTCTCCGCCGCCCATGCCGCGAAGGATTCCGGCATCGCCGGGGCGCTGGCGAAGGAGGCGGGGATCGCCGTCCCGGTTTCCGACGCCGCGCTGGGGCAGTACCGGAAGATGGTCGAGAAGGGACTCGGCGAGCTCGACAAGTCAGGCGTGGCGGAGCTGACCTTCAAGGGGCGGGCGAAGTAG
- a CDS encoding serine hydrolase domain-containing protein yields MPSFPDIAAILGEGLRELDCRGLLCAVERGGVLRTFSAGTIPPADQGRPFYVYSITKTFTAVAVLRLFEERGLSLDARVAEWLPEPPLPEGVTVRRLLNHTGGLSDYFFKAEYGAAVRAHPETPWPRARLMAFGLEGTPRFAPGEGWSYSNCGYTLLNEVIERISGTVWHAYVKETILDPLGLTGTRPFLEPDREGLLLKGEEPSISGDFRMRYAPGWIAPGCLISTVAEVARFYRELLTGNVLSPSALTAMKETVDVPVSSPVPMIPAYGLGVMHGRNHPLGPSYGHGGGGPGYATYAACYPDLAGEPLSFALVVNRSLPSTPFALADRIAGAFV; encoded by the coding sequence ATGCCTTCGTTCCCCGACATCGCGGCGATCCTGGGGGAAGGCCTTCGGGAACTCGATTGCCGGGGATTGCTCTGCGCCGTGGAGCGGGGCGGGGTCCTACGGACGTTCTCGGCGGGGACGATCCCGCCCGCCGATCAGGGCCGTCCGTTCTACGTCTACAGCATCACGAAGACCTTCACGGCGGTGGCGGTTCTCCGCCTGTTCGAGGAGCGTGGCTTGTCGCTCGACGCCCGCGTCGCGGAATGGCTGCCGGAGCCGCCGCTGCCCGAGGGGGTGACGGTGCGCCGCCTGCTGAACCACACGGGTGGGTTGTCCGATTATTTCTTCAAGGCGGAATATGGCGCGGCGGTGCGCGCCCATCCGGAGACGCCGTGGCCCCGGGCGCGGCTGATGGCCTTCGGCCTGGAAGGGACGCCGCGCTTCGCGCCCGGGGAAGGATGGAGCTACTCGAACTGCGGCTACACGCTGCTGAACGAGGTGATCGAGCGGATCTCGGGCACCGTCTGGCATGCCTATGTGAAGGAAACGATCCTCGATCCCCTCGGTCTGACCGGGACGAGGCCGTTCCTCGAACCCGACCGGGAGGGCCTCCTCCTGAAGGGGGAAGAGCCGTCGATCTCGGGCGATTTTCGGATGCGGTACGCGCCGGGCTGGATCGCGCCCGGTTGCCTGATCTCGACCGTCGCCGAGGTGGCCCGCTTTTATCGCGAGCTTCTCACCGGGAACGTTCTCTCTCCCTCCGCGCTAACCGCGATGAAGGAGACGGTCGACGTGCCTGTCTCTTCGCCCGTGCCGATGATCCCCGCCTACGGCCTCGGCGTGATGCACGGGAGGAACCACCCCCTCGGCCCGTCCTACGGCCACGGCGGCGGCGGGCCGGGCTATGCGACCTATGCGGCGTGCTATCCCGATCTGGCCGGGGAACCGCTGTCGTTCGCCCTGGTCGTGAACCGGAGCCTGCCGAGCACGCCCTTCGCGCTGGCCGACCGGATCGCGGGCGCTTTTGTCTAA
- the cynS gene encoding cyanase translates to MTKTEMTHAIVAAKAAKNLTWSHLAQAVGLSEVYATSCCLGENSLSAEEAAKLASLLDLGPDVAQALTAYPSKGEASPTIPKEPLQYRFQEILYVYGGTLKALIEEKFGPGIMSAIDFTMHVDKVEDPKGDRVKITMNGKFLGYKKW, encoded by the coding sequence ATGACCAAAACCGAGATGACCCATGCCATCGTGGCCGCCAAGGCCGCCAAGAACCTCACGTGGAGCCACCTGGCCCAGGCCGTCGGCCTCTCCGAGGTGTACGCCACCTCCTGCTGCCTGGGGGAAAACTCCCTCAGCGCCGAGGAAGCGGCGAAGCTCGCCTCCCTCCTCGACCTCGGCCCCGACGTCGCCCAGGCCCTCACCGCCTACCCGTCCAAGGGAGAGGCCTCGCCGACGATCCCGAAGGAACCCCTCCAATACCGCTTCCAGGAAATCCTCTACGTCTATGGCGGCACCCTGAAGGCGTTGATCGAGGAAAAATTCGGCCCCGGCATCATGAGCGCGATCGACTTCACGATGCATGTCGACAAGGTCGAGGACCCGAAGGGGGACCGGGTCAAAATCACGATGAACGGAAAATTCCTCGGCTATAAAAAATGGTGA
- the recF gene encoding DNA replication and repair protein RecF (All proteins in this family for which functions are known are DNA-binding proteins that assist the filamentation of RecA onto DNA for the initiation of recombination or recombinational repair.), with protein sequence MLLRLRLLEFRCHERLEFFPTPGRNHLVGQNGRGKTSILEAAWFLSRLRSFRTGQPREMARWPGKGFAIEADCAATAGGPAEHLIVRWNDGARETFLDGNKIAMPEFWGRLPTVLLSAEDTVLIRGPAARRQAWLDALESLAVPAHLVAVQRYNAVLKQRNAWLREWAGGRRGDRALGEVLDAQLVATGLAVTAGRVRAAEAAGRLAEPLLEAFFGGAAVCRFAYRPGFDPAGGEEAARTLLREAAPSEQRQGRTLAGPHRDEWIIQWKGKSVGRFGSEGEQRLSALLLRLIEAARVREARGRWPLFLLDDALTPLDPERKLTLEQLLPADAQILQAGTVMPDGGAVWEIGPGSCLLPAIP encoded by the coding sequence ATGCTCCTCCGCCTCCGCCTCCTCGAATTCCGCTGCCATGAGCGGCTCGAATTCTTCCCGACGCCGGGGCGGAACCACCTCGTGGGGCAGAACGGGCGGGGGAAGACCTCGATCCTCGAGGCGGCCTGGTTCCTCTCCCGCCTCCGCTCCTTCCGCACCGGGCAGCCCCGGGAGATGGCGCGCTGGCCCGGGAAGGGCTTCGCCATCGAGGCCGATTGCGCGGCGACGGCGGGCGGCCCCGCGGAGCACCTGATCGTCCGCTGGAACGACGGCGCGCGGGAGACCTTCCTCGACGGGAACAAGATCGCCATGCCCGAGTTCTGGGGCCGCCTCCCCACCGTCCTCCTCAGCGCCGAGGACACCGTCCTGATCCGCGGCCCCGCCGCCCGGCGGCAGGCCTGGCTCGACGCGCTGGAAAGCCTCGCCGTCCCCGCCCACCTCGTCGCCGTCCAGCGTTACAACGCCGTCCTGAAACAGCGCAACGCCTGGCTGCGCGAATGGGCCGGAGGCCGGCGGGGCGACCGCGCCCTCGGCGAGGTCCTCGACGCCCAGCTCGTCGCCACCGGCCTCGCCGTCACCGCCGGGCGGGTCCGGGCGGCCGAGGCGGCGGGGCGGCTGGCGGAGCCGCTCCTCGAGGCCTTCTTCGGCGGGGCCGCCGTCTGCCGCTTCGCCTACCGTCCCGGCTTCGATCCCGCCGGAGGGGAGGAGGCCGCCCGCACCCTCCTCCGCGAGGCCGCCCCCTCCGAACAGCGGCAGGGCCGGACCCTCGCCGGACCCCACCGCGACGAATGGATCATCCAGTGGAAGGGCAAATCGGTCGGCCGCTTCGGCTCCGAGGGGGAGCAGCGGCTCTCCGCCCTCCTGCTCCGCCTGATCGAGGCCGCCCGGGTGAGGGAGGCACGGGGCCGCTGGCCCCTCTTCCTCCTCGACGACGCCCTCACCCCCCTCGACCCCGAGCGGAAGCTGACCCTAGAGCAACTCCTCCCCGCCGACGCCCAGATCCTCCAGGCCGGGACCGTGATGCCCGATGGCGGGGCGGTATGGGAGATCGGGCCGGGAAGCTGCCTCCTCCCGGCGATTCCTTAA
- a CDS encoding GNAT family N-acetyltransferase, which yields MRRRRGDLRYPHRLMNVTEANPADLPALCRLLGILFAQEAEFQPDAARQQAGLSRILADPGVGTILVLRDEEIVVGSVILLYTVSTYLGTRAAVLEDLVVDPSWRGQGGGSLLLDAAIARAKAEDCGRITLLTDPDNAAAQELYWKKGFAVSSMRAMRLSL from the coding sequence TTGCGCCGACGGCGAGGCGATTTAAGGTATCCTCATCGACTCATGAACGTCACCGAAGCCAACCCCGCCGACCTTCCGGCGCTCTGCCGCCTCCTGGGCATCCTCTTCGCGCAGGAGGCCGAGTTCCAGCCCGACGCCGCGCGGCAGCAGGCGGGGCTCTCCCGCATCCTCGCCGATCCCGGCGTGGGGACGATCCTCGTCCTGCGGGACGAAGAGATCGTCGTCGGCTCCGTCATCCTCCTCTATACCGTCAGCACCTACCTCGGGACGCGGGCGGCGGTGCTGGAGGATCTGGTCGTCGATCCCTCCTGGCGGGGGCAGGGCGGCGGGAGCCTCCTCCTCGACGCCGCCATCGCCCGGGCCAAGGCCGAGGACTGCGGCCGGATCACCCTCCTCACCGATCCCGACAACGCCGCCGCGCAGGAGCTCTATTGGAAAAAAGGCTTCGCCGTCTCGTCGATGCGGGCGATGCGCCTCTCCCTTTAG
- a CDS encoding type 1 glutamine amidotransferase codes for MKFAALIHAPFETPAGIAAWIAARGHELELVHLHAGAALPPEGAYDALVVMGGPMNIYQYRDYPWLAGEARFLGKALAAGTPTLGICLGAQLLADVAGARVVQNREREIGWHSVAFTDGARKRFPSLPPALKVLHWHGDTFGLPPGALRLAVSEACGEQGFLIEEGGAKAMGLQFHLEIGPAEVGSLLDHCAGDLAVPGRYVQEADRLLAAGREHAPAAAAVLDGWLDAFFMSSMPSAPKA; via the coding sequence ATGAAATTCGCCGCCCTGATCCACGCCCCGTTCGAGACCCCCGCCGGAATCGCCGCCTGGATCGCCGCCCGCGGGCATGAGCTGGAGCTGGTCCACCTCCACGCCGGGGCCGCGCTGCCGCCGGAGGGGGCCTATGACGCCCTCGTCGTCATGGGCGGGCCGATGAATATCTACCAATACCGCGATTATCCGTGGCTGGCCGGGGAGGCCCGCTTCCTGGGGAAGGCGCTCGCCGCCGGGACGCCGACCCTCGGCATCTGCCTCGGCGCGCAGCTCCTCGCCGACGTGGCGGGGGCGCGGGTGGTGCAGAACCGGGAGCGGGAGATCGGCTGGCACTCGGTCGCCTTCACCGACGGGGCGCGGAAGCGGTTCCCCTCGCTCCCTCCCGCGTTGAAGGTGCTCCACTGGCACGGCGACACGTTCGGCCTGCCGCCGGGGGCGCTCCGCCTCGCCGTCAGCGAGGCGTGCGGGGAGCAGGGGTTCCTGATCGAGGAAGGGGGGGCGAAGGCGATGGGCCTCCAGTTCCATCTCGAGATCGGTCCCGCCGAGGTCGGGAGCCTCCTCGACCACTGCGCGGGCGACCTCGCGGTGCCGGGCCGCTACGTGCAGGAGGCGGACCGGCTCCTGGCCGCCGGGCGGGAGCATGCGCCCGCGGCGGCGGCGGTCCTCGACGGGTGGCTCGACGCTTTCTTTATGTCTTCTATGCCTTCAGCTCCCAAAGCGTGA
- a CDS encoding class I SAM-dependent RNA methyltransferase, giving the protein MSTDSPHLTLTIDSLAFGGEGIARDNGRVVFVPFTAPGDVVEVRITEAKKTFARGEVVQVVTPGPDRAAAPCPYYGPKRCGGCQYQHLTYEAELKAKAGHVAEALTRIGKLTLAAGTIEPIVPSPQPYGYRNRITVHRSENGKGDKIGFHRAESHDIIDIPHCLIAAPEVNDALGALRRQELAPKRGRAVNFTRPTHFSLRHPDLPPSAFHQVNLFLLGPLRDLVAGWVGTGRRLVEGYCGGGFFTEVLAPHFASITAIEFDSRSLRDARRKTLINVAWIEGSVEECLGAALAASGAEGTDALLLDPPREGLAPGVVTAILAAEQPPRRIVYVSCNPATLARDGGKLSARYTLARVQPLDLFPRTAQVESITLWELKA; this is encoded by the coding sequence ATGTCCACCGACTCCCCCCATCTGACGCTGACGATCGACTCCCTGGCCTTCGGCGGGGAGGGCATCGCGCGGGACAACGGGCGGGTCGTCTTCGTCCCCTTCACCGCGCCGGGCGACGTCGTCGAGGTCCGGATCACCGAGGCGAAGAAGACCTTCGCGCGGGGCGAGGTCGTCCAGGTCGTCACGCCGGGGCCCGACCGGGCGGCCGCCCCCTGCCCTTATTACGGGCCGAAGCGGTGCGGCGGCTGCCAATACCAGCACCTCACCTACGAGGCGGAGCTGAAGGCGAAGGCGGGCCACGTCGCCGAGGCGCTCACCCGGATCGGGAAGCTGACCCTCGCCGCCGGGACGATCGAGCCGATCGTCCCCTCCCCCCAGCCCTACGGCTACCGGAACCGGATCACCGTCCACCGGAGCGAGAACGGCAAGGGGGACAAGATCGGGTTCCACCGCGCCGAGTCGCACGACATCATCGACATCCCCCATTGCCTGATCGCCGCCCCGGAAGTGAACGACGCCCTCGGCGCGCTCCGCCGCCAGGAACTCGCCCCGAAGCGGGGCCGCGCGGTGAACTTCACCCGCCCGACCCACTTCTCCCTCCGTCATCCCGATCTCCCCCCCTCGGCCTTCCACCAGGTGAATCTCTTCCTCCTCGGCCCCCTGCGCGACCTCGTCGCCGGGTGGGTCGGGACGGGGCGGCGCCTCGTCGAGGGCTATTGCGGCGGCGGCTTCTTCACCGAGGTCCTCGCCCCCCACTTCGCCTCGATCACGGCGATCGAGTTCGATTCCCGCTCCCTGCGCGACGCGCGGCGGAAGACGCTGATCAACGTCGCGTGGATCGAGGGGAGCGTCGAGGAATGCCTCGGCGCGGCGCTGGCCGCCTCGGGAGCCGAGGGCACCGACGCCCTCCTCCTCGACCCGCCCCGCGAGGGCCTCGCCCCCGGCGTCGTCACGGCGATCCTCGCAGCCGAGCAGCCTCCGCGGCGGATCGTCTACGTCTCCTGCAACCCGGCGACGCTGGCGCGGGACGGCGGCAAGCTCTCCGCCCGCTACACCCTGGCGCGGGTCCAGCCCCTCGACCTCTTCCCCCGCACGGCGCAGGTCGAGTCGATCACGCTTTGGGAGCTGAAGGCATAG
- a CDS encoding outer membrane beta-barrel protein — protein sequence MNKALKSLTVLTLISSVAFAGEEAKDLKKKIEDQAIYVETAKPGIVLSGYVDAGYSYSFTGGGTTAGNTRFGGDRTQTGGRFDVNAVKIAIEKPLSTKNEFTSGFRVDGMYGNDVANGITAYGNSGSFGLEQAYVQLRVPAGNGIDIKVGKFVTILGYEVIERPANMNITYSNVFNNLIPLVHTGALAAYKFNDIVDVKFGVVNGGLADGTNNVYGANSSQNAAYIKSNSVGFLGAVNLTAPGGNANVQNAAYFGVNTTGVNSGLPAGQNLTNSNQADNLWIYDIVGTWKPKFAGDKLTLGAEGDLGHFDGAVAGSGNQDSTTWGGAAVFAKYQFTKIFSLANRLDWIHSDDGQKFNGGTRASDVYSETLTASFDIWENTLLRAEYRADFGTNAIVTGANNTVGGGSSNGPAHLVDLEVVYSF from the coding sequence ATGAACAAAGCTCTCAAGAGCCTTACGGTTCTGACCCTCATCTCTTCCGTTGCGTTCGCCGGCGAAGAAGCCAAGGACCTCAAGAAGAAGATCGAAGATCAGGCCATCTACGTTGAGACTGCCAAGCCCGGCATCGTCCTCAGCGGTTATGTTGACGCCGGTTACAGCTACAGCTTCACTGGTGGCGGCACCACGGCTGGCAACACCCGCTTCGGCGGCGATCGCACCCAGACCGGCGGTCGCTTCGACGTGAACGCGGTGAAGATCGCGATCGAGAAGCCCCTCTCCACGAAGAACGAGTTCACCTCGGGCTTCCGTGTTGACGGCATGTACGGCAACGACGTCGCCAACGGCATCACGGCTTACGGTAACTCCGGCAGCTTCGGTCTCGAACAGGCCTACGTCCAGCTCCGCGTTCCCGCGGGCAACGGCATCGACATCAAGGTTGGTAAGTTCGTCACGATCCTCGGCTACGAGGTTATCGAGCGCCCCGCCAACATGAACATCACCTACAGCAACGTGTTCAATAACCTGATCCCGTTGGTCCACACCGGTGCTCTCGCTGCCTACAAGTTCAACGACATCGTTGACGTGAAGTTCGGTGTCGTCAACGGCGGTCTCGCCGACGGCACGAACAACGTCTACGGCGCGAACAGCTCGCAGAACGCCGCCTACATCAAGTCCAACAGCGTTGGCTTCCTCGGCGCGGTGAACCTGACGGCCCCCGGCGGTAACGCGAACGTCCAGAATGCCGCCTACTTCGGCGTCAACACGACGGGCGTGAACTCCGGCCTCCCTGCCGGTCAGAACCTGACCAACAGCAACCAGGCTGACAACCTCTGGATCTACGACATCGTCGGCACTTGGAAGCCCAAGTTCGCCGGTGACAAGCTGACCCTCGGTGCGGAAGGCGACCTCGGCCACTTCGACGGCGCCGTTGCCGGTTCCGGCAACCAGGACTCGACGACTTGGGGTGGTGCGGCGGTCTTCGCCAAGTACCAGTTCACCAAGATCTTCAGCCTCGCCAACCGTTTGGACTGGATCCACTCGGATGACGGCCAGAAGTTCAACGGTGGCACCCGTGCTTCCGATGTCTACAGCGAGACCCTCACGGCCTCCTTCGACATCTGGGAAAACACCCTCCTCCGCGCTGAATACCGCGCTGACTTCGGCACCAATGCCATCGTCACCGGTGCCAACAACACGGTTGGCGGCGGCAGCAGCAACGGGCCTGCCCACCTCGTCGACCTCGAAGTCGTCTACAGCTTCTAA
- the galK gene encoding galactokinase, protein MIQSYAPGRAELLGNHTDYNDGLVLAIAVDRGVTLTGTVRSDDALFIAAPEMGDAYEGSLAALAPEGEKTWANYLLGVVAQFQKRGLAVGGVDLRIESDLPPGAGLSSSAALETSTAFFLAHAFGHDALTLLERAKIGQAAEHQYVGVKCGLLDQIASIFSKAGQTTVIDCRSFEVRNAPLAPGVSFVIANSGVKHALVAGEYNERREACEEAARTLGLKALRDIDPETLEKRAGELSPSALKRARHVVGEIDRVARGTAFLEAGDMAAFGRLMFASHESSIVNFENSCPELDALVAAAKRVEGCHGARLSGGGFGGATINLVAAGREEALIQALEAAVPGTKCLVTKAADGARIL, encoded by the coding sequence ATGATTCAAAGCTACGCTCCCGGCCGTGCCGAACTTCTCGGCAACCACACCGATTACAATGACGGCCTCGTCCTCGCGATCGCCGTCGATCGGGGGGTCACGCTGACGGGAACGGTGCGCTCCGACGACGCCCTCTTCATCGCCGCCCCCGAGATGGGCGACGCCTACGAGGGAAGCCTCGCCGCCCTCGCTCCCGAAGGGGAGAAGACATGGGCGAATTACCTCCTCGGCGTTGTCGCCCAGTTCCAGAAGCGGGGCCTCGCCGTCGGCGGCGTCGACCTCCGGATCGAGAGCGATCTTCCCCCCGGTGCGGGCCTCAGCAGCAGCGCGGCGCTCGAGACCTCGACGGCCTTTTTCCTCGCCCACGCCTTCGGCCACGACGCGTTGACGCTCCTCGAGCGGGCGAAGATCGGCCAGGCCGCGGAACATCAATACGTGGGGGTGAAGTGCGGCCTCCTCGACCAGATCGCCTCGATCTTCAGCAAGGCGGGGCAGACGACGGTGATCGATTGCCGGTCCTTCGAGGTCCGCAACGCGCCGCTCGCGCCCGGCGTCTCCTTCGTCATCGCCAACTCGGGCGTGAAGCACGCGCTGGTCGCCGGGGAGTACAATGAGCGGCGCGAGGCCTGCGAGGAGGCGGCGCGGACGCTCGGGCTCAAGGCGCTCCGGGACATCGATCCCGAGACGCTCGAGAAGCGGGCCGGGGAGCTTTCCCCGTCGGCGCTGAAGCGGGCCCGCCACGTCGTCGGGGAGATTGACCGCGTGGCGCGGGGAACGGCGTTCCTCGAGGCGGGCGACATGGCGGCCTTCGGCCGGCTGATGTTCGCCTCCCATGAAAGCTCGATCGTCAATTTCGAGAACTCGTGCCCCGAGCTCGACGCCCTGGTGGCGGCGGCGAAGCGGGTGGAAGGCTGCCACGGCGCCCGCCTGAGCGGCGGCGGTTTCGGCGGCGCGACGATCAACCTCGTCGCGGCGGGCCGGGAAGAGGCGCTCATTCAGGCCCTGGAAGCGGCCGTTCCCGGGACGAAGTGCCTGGTGACGAAGGCGGCCGACGGCGCGCGGATCCTGTAG
- a CDS encoding sialate O-acetylesterase — MKRLIPFLLLLSFSLPLRAEVSFPAILSDHAVLQKAAKVPVWGKAAPNEAVAVSIAGSEAKATADANGLWRVTFDLSAKGPGPFELAVVGADGKKAVSTDILVGEVWIASGQSNMEFILKNSTGAAEEIAASANPQLRQFAVKKNFFAAPSALSEGAWTVAGPEAAGGFTAVGYYFGKKLQKELGVPVALIHTSWGGTPVEAWISTEGFESDPEMKDGAARNRKLLEEFPARAQAYNELLAAWQTQYGRQLPLPTDPAALAAYTSATPAEGWKPVKLPGTLAAAGLPEAGAFWLTRKVTLTPEMAASRPAFDLGVVPGADKVYWNGTLLGETRFEKGGVSETRRYYLPGGMKLEAGEGIVAIRLAVPSGGAAVPSVRWGNLDLSGEWQAKVEKELPPMTAEAKAAYPPLLARPPAAWNTASYLYNAMISSVIPYAVKGAIWYQGEANVGRALQYRTALAQLIADWRGRWGVGDFPFYICQLANIGAHQPAPGESNWAELREAQAKVAAQPHNGLAVLIDCGDEDDIHPRDKKTPGERLAAIALANDYGKPIPFSGPVYAAMAVEGDAVRLTFTHAEGGLSAKPLPAEYALKSAEPDKKVPLVRNVPESQLEGFAVCGEDHVWKWADAKIEGEAVVVRSKEVAKPVAVRYAWAQDPVCNLYNGAGFPAVPFRTDTFPGVTDKNKL; from the coding sequence ATGAAACGCCTGATCCCCTTCCTCCTTCTCCTCTCTTTCTCCCTCCCCCTCCGGGCCGAGGTTTCGTTCCCGGCGATCTTATCCGACCACGCCGTCCTCCAGAAGGCGGCGAAGGTCCCCGTCTGGGGCAAGGCGGCACCGAACGAGGCGGTCGCCGTCTCGATCGCCGGGAGCGAGGCGAAGGCGACCGCCGATGCGAACGGCCTCTGGCGCGTGACGTTCGACCTCTCGGCGAAGGGCCCCGGCCCGTTTGAGCTCGCGGTTGTGGGGGCCGACGGCAAGAAGGCCGTCTCGACCGACATCCTCGTCGGCGAGGTCTGGATCGCCTCGGGCCAGTCGAACATGGAGTTCATCCTGAAGAACTCGACCGGCGCGGCGGAGGAGATCGCCGCCTCGGCCAATCCCCAGCTGCGCCAGTTCGCGGTGAAGAAAAACTTCTTCGCCGCGCCCTCCGCCCTCTCCGAGGGCGCCTGGACCGTCGCCGGGCCGGAGGCGGCGGGCGGCTTCACCGCCGTCGGCTATTACTTCGGGAAAAAGCTCCAGAAGGAACTCGGCGTCCCCGTCGCCCTCATCCACACGAGCTGGGGCGGGACGCCCGTCGAAGCGTGGATCAGCACCGAGGGTTTCGAGTCCGATCCCGAGATGAAGGACGGAGCGGCCCGGAACCGGAAGCTCCTGGAGGAATTCCCCGCCCGCGCCCAGGCCTACAATGAGCTCCTCGCCGCCTGGCAGACCCAGTACGGCCGCCAGCTCCCCCTCCCCACCGATCCGGCCGCCCTGGCCGCCTACACCTCGGCCACCCCCGCCGAGGGCTGGAAGCCGGTGAAGCTTCCCGGCACCCTCGCCGCGGCGGGCCTGCCCGAGGCCGGGGCCTTTTGGCTGACCCGGAAAGTCACCCTCACCCCCGAGATGGCCGCTTCGCGCCCCGCCTTCGATCTCGGCGTCGTTCCCGGTGCCGACAAGGTCTATTGGAACGGCACCCTGCTCGGCGAGACGCGGTTCGAGAAGGGGGGCGTCTCCGAGACGCGCCGCTATTATCTGCCGGGCGGGATGAAGCTCGAAGCGGGCGAGGGGATCGTGGCGATCCGCCTTGCCGTCCCCTCGGGAGGCGCGGCGGTTCCCTCGGTCCGCTGGGGCAACCTCGATCTTTCGGGCGAATGGCAGGCGAAGGTCGAGAAGGAGCTCCCGCCGATGACCGCCGAGGCGAAGGCCGCCTACCCGCCCCTGCTGGCCCGGCCTCCCGCCGCGTGGAACACCGCCTCCTACCTCTACAACGCGATGATCTCCTCCGTCATCCCCTACGCGGTCAAGGGCGCGATCTGGTATCAGGGGGAAGCGAACGTCGGCCGCGCGCTCCAATACCGGACGGCCCTCGCGCAGCTGATCGCCGACTGGCGCGGCCGGTGGGGCGTGGGCGATTTCCCCTTCTACATCTGCCAGCTCGCCAACATCGGCGCCCACCAGCCCGCCCCCGGCGAGTCGAACTGGGCCGAGCTCCGCGAGGCGCAGGCGAAGGTCGCCGCGCAGCCCCACAACGGCCTCGCCGTCCTCATCGACTGCGGCGACGAGGACGACATCCATCCCCGCGACAAGAAGACCCCGGGCGAGCGCCTCGCCGCCATCGCCCTGGCAAACGACTACGGGAAGCCGATCCCCTTCTCCGGCCCGGTCTACGCCGCGATGGCCGTCGAGGGCGACGCCGTCCGCCTCACCTTCACCCACGCCGAGGGAGGGCTGAGCGCGAAGCCCCTTCCCGCCGAGTACGCCCTGAAGTCGGCCGAGCCCGACAAGAAAGTTCCCCTCGTCCGCAACGTCCCCGAGAGCCAGCTCGAAGGCTTCGCCGTCTGCGGCGAGGACCACGTGTGGAAATGGGCCGACGCGAAGATCGAGGGCGAGGCCGTCGTCGTCCGTTCCAAGGAAGTGGCGAAGCCCGTCGCCGTCCGCTACGCCTGGGCCCAGGATCCGGTCTGCAATCTCTACAACGGGGCCGGATTCCCCGCCGTCCCCTTCCGGACCGACACCTTCCCCGGGGTGACCGACAAGAACAAGCTCTGA